The Aggregatilinea lenta genome includes a region encoding these proteins:
- a CDS encoding HNH endonuclease has product MSVQEEYQRRLGMWNKLNQESDPEHTSPETLNRLGFYGGAQGIWVDKKQTGYLTDEGEGIAVSLYHTVATYSDELSEDVLLYHYPHTNRPAARDVGEIKAAKAAGVLHIPVFVIIKPTRTSTRRRVKIGWIEGWDDSSELLLVSFQENAPSSLLTEPNDDEPFKLFDKSARPAALVPTRPQQQRFRFRVIQRYGACCPLCGLDIRDLLDAIHLTPKGKKGSDDPRNGLVLCTLHHRALDTGLFGINPNTLRIQYHKRGPDAAALRITVKDLNNLPRKPHSDALRWLWKEFEKTEASTS; this is encoded by the coding sequence ATGTCAGTTCAAGAAGAATATCAACGTCGGCTCGGTATGTGGAACAAACTGAATCAAGAAAGCGATCCCGAACACACATCCCCTGAAACTCTGAATAGATTAGGATTTTACGGTGGAGCACAGGGAATTTGGGTTGACAAGAAACAAACAGGGTATTTAACAGACGAAGGGGAGGGTATTGCCGTAAGTCTATATCATACGGTAGCCACATATAGTGATGAGCTTTCAGAAGATGTCCTACTGTACCACTATCCACATACAAATCGCCCTGCGGCAAGAGATGTGGGTGAGATCAAGGCTGCAAAAGCGGCGGGAGTGCTGCATATACCGGTATTTGTGATTATAAAACCAACCAGAACATCAACTCGCCGCCGTGTAAAAATAGGATGGATTGAAGGCTGGGACGATAGTTCAGAGCTACTTCTTGTTTCGTTTCAAGAAAATGCTCCCAGCTCGCTGCTGACTGAACCAAATGATGACGAACCTTTTAAGTTATTTGACAAAAGCGCCCGACCCGCTGCGTTAGTACCAACGCGTCCGCAGCAGCAGCGATTCCGATTTAGAGTTATTCAAAGATACGGTGCTTGCTGTCCCTTGTGCGGCCTCGACATACGAGATTTACTTGATGCAATTCACTTAACGCCGAAAGGTAAAAAGGGAAGCGATGACCCCCGTAATGGATTAGTCCTCTGCACTCTACATCACAGAGCCTTAGATACCGGCCTTTTCGGTATTAATCCGAATACACTAAGAATTCAATATCACAAGCGTGGCCCTGATGCGGCAGCGCTCCGCATTACTGTCAAGGATCTCAACAACTTACCACGAAAACCACATTCAGACGCGCTTCGGTGGCTTTGGAAAGAATTTGAGAAGACAGAGGCAAGTACTTCGTGA
- a CDS encoding ABC transporter permease, producing the protein MNPATSPTKISLIDRFRALSGSSVWVRRFTALAQVWTLIALFVFFGLASDSFLRPINLRNILIQVSTLGVFASGMTFVLLLGEIDLSIAAVAALSAMISAHLFANLDYQEPIPMLAGIGAATLAGLISGLASARFRIPTFMTTLAMSLIASGLVTYISKGRVITKVSEWSAYLGSHRIGGKDGLPVIVLVALACLASGYLILRYTRFGRYVYMTGASKPAARLAGVNTSLVLVVVMTICGFFAGLAGIVSMGRLHSAQPDATESFLIDTIGAVVLGGTSLMGGRGGMLQTLIGLLIYGTLRNGLDNIPSIDIYLKEFITGAVLLGALMVNTVFAGRAERDKTM; encoded by the coding sequence ATGAACCCTGCAACCAGTCCGACAAAAATATCCTTGATCGATCGCTTCAGGGCGCTGTCCGGCTCGTCGGTGTGGGTGCGACGCTTCACGGCGCTGGCCCAGGTCTGGACGCTGATCGCGCTGTTCGTGTTCTTCGGCCTGGCGTCCGACAGCTTCCTGCGCCCGATCAACCTGCGTAACATCCTGATCCAGGTGTCCACGCTGGGCGTGTTCGCCAGCGGCATGACGTTCGTGCTGCTGCTGGGCGAAATCGACCTGAGCATCGCGGCAGTCGCGGCGCTGTCGGCGATGATCTCGGCGCACCTGTTTGCCAACCTGGACTACCAGGAGCCGATCCCCATGCTGGCCGGGATCGGCGCGGCCACCCTCGCCGGGCTGATCAGCGGCCTCGCCAGCGCGCGCTTCCGCATCCCCACGTTTATGACCACGCTCGCCATGTCGCTCATCGCCTCAGGGCTGGTCACCTATATCAGCAAGGGGCGTGTTATCACCAAAGTGTCGGAATGGTCGGCGTACCTGGGCAGCCACCGCATCGGTGGCAAGGACGGCCTGCCCGTGATCGTGCTGGTCGCCCTGGCGTGTTTGGCCTCCGGTTATCTGATCCTGCGTTATACGCGCTTCGGGCGGTACGTGTACATGACGGGTGCCAGCAAACCGGCGGCGCGGCTGGCCGGGGTCAACACCTCGCTGGTGCTGGTCGTCGTCATGACGATCTGCGGTTTCTTTGCGGGGCTGGCCGGCATCGTCAGCATGGGACGCCTGCACAGCGCCCAGCCGGACGCGACTGAGAGCTTCCTGATCGACACCATTGGCGCAGTCGTCCTGGGCGGCACGTCGCTGATGGGCGGGCGCGGCGGCATGTTACAAACGCTGATCGGCCTGCTCATTTACGGCACGCTGCGCAACGGTCTGGACAACATCCCCAGCATCGACATTTACCTGAAGGAATTCATTACCGGGGCGGTGCTGCTGGGTGCGCTGATGGTCAACACGGTCTTCGCAGGCCGCGCCGAGCGCGACAAGACGATGTAA
- a CDS encoding ArsR/SmtB family transcription factor, with product MPGTPLTLSGQQTASTAHRTSCSTRDTQLHLTTEEADRLAALSKTLGHPVRVQIVDLLSRYGGDVCVCDIERHFDLTQPTISHHLKVLRAAGLIDAEQRGLWVYYQLRPGALDGLRGWLDHLK from the coding sequence ATGCCCGGCACGCCGCTTACACTGTCCGGCCAGCAAACCGCCAGCACTGCACACAGGACCTCGTGCTCGACGCGCGACACACAGCTTCACCTCACCACTGAGGAAGCGGATCGCCTTGCGGCGCTGTCCAAGACGTTGGGGCATCCCGTGCGCGTGCAGATTGTGGATCTGCTCAGCCGCTACGGGGGCGACGTGTGCGTGTGCGACATCGAGCGGCACTTTGACCTGACGCAGCCGACCATCTCGCACCACCTGAAAGTACTGCGCGCAGCGGGCCTGATCGACGCGGAGCAACGCGGCCTGTGGGTCTATTACCAGCTCCGGCCCGGCGCGCTCGATGGGTTGCGCGGCTGGCTGGATCATCTGAAATAA
- the mtnK gene encoding S-methyl-5-thioribose kinase yields MNDEISPNYRPFDPVSILDYVKQRPEMSAVFRPDDELVADEVGDGNLNLVFKVWATADPERTVIIKQALPYLRLVGGDWPLPVERARIEAEALKIEYDLVPAHTPKVYFYDPEMYLFAMQNLNHHVIMRKGLSEGIKYPHFAEHIGLFLAKTLGMTSDLVLDYRTKKEMVKRFINPELCKITEDLVFTEPYRKTERNPYHIELEPQVLALQADETLRVEVAQMKEKFMTQAQALVHGDLHTGSIMINQQETYVIDPEFAFYGPMGFDLGAVIGNLLLNYAAHEVRTPDPDKRADFRAYLTGTIIDLWHVFTREFQRYVWDQVDPVNMPKGYQDNYMLRLLHDAAGLGACKMMRRVIGLAGVSDIRGIEDVHDRTVAASLALNIGQALIFERESLRTIEDLVEVATACEPVVPWPADKG; encoded by the coding sequence ATGAACGACGAGATTTCACCGAACTACCGGCCTTTCGATCCCGTTTCCATTCTCGACTATGTGAAGCAGCGCCCGGAGATGAGCGCGGTCTTCCGCCCGGACGACGAGCTGGTCGCGGACGAAGTGGGCGACGGCAACTTGAATCTGGTGTTCAAGGTGTGGGCTACGGCCGACCCAGAGCGCACGGTCATCATCAAGCAGGCGCTGCCGTACTTACGGCTGGTCGGCGGCGACTGGCCGCTGCCCGTAGAGCGCGCGCGGATCGAGGCGGAAGCGCTCAAAATCGAGTATGACCTCGTGCCAGCGCACACGCCGAAAGTATACTTCTACGACCCCGAGATGTACCTCTTCGCGATGCAGAACTTGAACCATCACGTCATCATGCGCAAGGGACTGAGCGAGGGCATCAAGTACCCGCATTTCGCGGAGCATATCGGGCTGTTCCTGGCGAAGACGCTGGGCATGACGTCCGACCTCGTGCTGGATTACCGCACCAAGAAGGAAATGGTCAAGCGCTTCATCAACCCGGAGCTGTGCAAGATCACGGAAGACCTCGTCTTCACCGAGCCGTACCGCAAGACCGAGCGCAATCCCTATCACATCGAGCTGGAGCCGCAGGTGCTCGCGCTCCAGGCGGACGAGACGCTGCGCGTCGAAGTGGCTCAGATGAAAGAGAAGTTCATGACGCAGGCGCAGGCGCTGGTGCACGGCGACCTGCACACCGGCTCGATCATGATCAACCAGCAGGAAACCTACGTCATCGATCCCGAATTCGCCTTCTACGGCCCGATGGGCTTCGACCTGGGCGCCGTGATCGGCAACCTGCTGCTGAACTACGCCGCGCACGAGGTCCGCACGCCGGACCCCGACAAGCGCGCCGACTTCCGTGCCTACCTGACCGGCACGATCATCGACCTGTGGCACGTCTTCACGCGCGAATTCCAGCGCTACGTCTGGGATCAGGTCGATCCGGTCAACATGCCGAAGGGCTACCAGGACAACTACATGCTGCGCCTGCTGCACGACGCCGCCGGGTTGGGCGCGTGCAAGATGATGCGCCGCGTGATCGGGCTGGCGGGTGTCTCGGACATTCGCGGTATCGAGGACGTGCACGACCGCACCGTCGCGGCCAGCCTCGCGCTGAACATCGGGCAAGCGCTGATCTTCGAGCGCGAAAGCCTGCGCACCATCGAAGACCTCGTGGAAGTGGCGACGGCGTGCGAGCCGGTCGTCCCCTGGCCTGCCGACAAAGGGTAA
- a CDS encoding PIG-L deacetylase family protein produces MADSLKLLCVLAHPDDESLGTGGTLARYAAEGVATSLITATRGQRGWFGAPDENPGPEMLGQIRERELHDAARTLGVGELILLDYMDGDLDQTDPREIVPLIAGHIRRLRPQVVITFDPLGVYGHPDHIAISQFTLAALVAAAAPGDGGDPHQVAKLYFAGEPKAKLDVYERAFGELVMTIDGQERRAIGWPEWALTARLDTRATWRQVWDAIRCHRTQLPGYDALLELPDETQIYLWGEQTLYRAYSLVNGGRQEEHDLFEGLR; encoded by the coding sequence ATGGCCGACTCATTGAAGCTCCTATGCGTGCTGGCCCATCCCGACGATGAATCCCTCGGCACAGGCGGCACGCTGGCCCGCTATGCAGCGGAGGGCGTCGCAACGTCGCTCATCACCGCGACGCGCGGGCAGCGCGGCTGGTTCGGCGCACCGGACGAGAACCCCGGCCCGGAGATGCTCGGCCAAATCCGCGAGCGCGAGCTGCACGACGCCGCCCGCACGCTCGGCGTAGGCGAATTGATTCTGCTGGACTACATGGACGGCGACCTTGACCAAACCGATCCGCGCGAGATCGTGCCCCTGATCGCGGGTCATATCCGCCGCCTCCGGCCCCAGGTGGTGATCACGTTCGATCCGTTAGGCGTCTACGGCCACCCCGATCACATCGCCATCAGCCAGTTCACGCTGGCAGCGCTGGTCGCGGCTGCCGCGCCCGGCGATGGGGGCGATCCGCATCAGGTCGCCAAGCTGTACTTCGCCGGAGAGCCAAAGGCCAAGCTGGACGTGTACGAGCGCGCGTTCGGCGAGCTGGTGATGACCATCGACGGGCAGGAGCGGCGCGCGATCGGCTGGCCGGAGTGGGCGCTCACCGCGCGGCTCGATACGCGCGCCACCTGGCGGCAAGTGTGGGACGCGATCCGGTGCCACCGCACACAATTGCCCGGCTATGATGCGCTGCTGGAGCTACCCGACGAGACGCAGATTTACCTGTGGGGCGAGCAAACGCTGTACCGCGCCTACAGCCTAGTCAACGGCGGGCGGCAGGAGGAGCACGACCTGTTCGAGGGGCTGCGATAA
- a CDS encoding ArsR/SmtB family transcription factor: MNTDPVLFAKALADETRQEIMTHLCCVWLSVGDLVDKMDGKVNQPTVSHHLKKLEDAGLVSVRQEGRNRFYTLNQEQLTVCCGVLVSAFAPDYAPQVIRPDEITGPQSRS; the protein is encoded by the coding sequence ATGAACACGGACCCGGTACTGTTTGCCAAGGCGCTTGCTGACGAAACGCGGCAGGAGATCATGACGCATCTCTGCTGCGTATGGCTGAGCGTGGGCGATCTGGTGGACAAGATGGACGGCAAGGTCAACCAGCCGACCGTCAGCCACCACCTGAAGAAGCTCGAAGACGCCGGGCTGGTGAGCGTGCGCCAGGAAGGGCGGAACCGGTTTTACACGCTCAACCAGGAACAGCTCACGGTCTGCTGCGGCGTTCTGGTCAGCGCGTTCGCGCCCGACTACGCGCCGCAGGTGATCCGGCCCGACGAGATCACGGGTCCGCAATCACGCAGTTAG
- a CDS encoding permease yields the protein MSFKSQRIALVNRIGTGNRQSFALLAVAALMWWAAYSSLQRVADALAYDLLGLGAETHLGSAVNFFFYDVPKILLLLSGMIFLITVLRTFVTPEQTRRWLGGQREGVGNVLASLLGIITPFCSCSAVPLFIGFVESGIPLGVTFSFLVTAPMVNEVALVLLFGMFGWKIAGLYMVSGMVLAILSGLIIGRLHMEQHVEPFVYQVKVKANAQAQLETRLTWTERFGEALQSTRDIVGKVWPYVVGGIAVGAAIHGYVPDDFMVDVMGKDAWWSVPAAVILGVPMYSNAAGVIPIVSVLLDKGATLGTVLAFMMAVVALSLPEMIILRRVLRPRLIATYIAVLTVGIIATGYLFNLVI from the coding sequence ATGTCGTTCAAATCGCAGCGGATCGCGCTGGTAAATCGGATCGGGACCGGGAACCGGCAGAGCTTCGCGCTGCTGGCTGTGGCGGCGTTAATGTGGTGGGCCGCCTATAGTAGCCTGCAGCGGGTTGCGGACGCACTGGCCTATGACCTGCTGGGCCTCGGCGCGGAGACGCACCTCGGCAGCGCCGTCAATTTCTTCTTTTACGACGTGCCCAAGATCCTGCTGCTGCTGTCCGGCATGATTTTCCTGATCACCGTGCTGCGCACCTTTGTCACGCCGGAACAGACCCGGCGCTGGCTGGGCGGGCAGCGCGAAGGCGTCGGCAACGTGCTGGCTTCCTTGCTGGGCATCATCACGCCGTTTTGCTCCTGCTCCGCCGTGCCGCTATTCATCGGCTTCGTGGAATCGGGCATCCCACTGGGCGTGACCTTCTCGTTCCTGGTCACTGCGCCGATGGTCAACGAGGTGGCGCTGGTGCTGCTGTTCGGCATGTTCGGCTGGAAGATCGCCGGGCTGTATATGGTGTCCGGCATGGTGCTCGCCATCCTGTCCGGCCTCATCATCGGGCGGCTGCACATGGAGCAGCACGTCGAGCCGTTCGTGTATCAGGTCAAGGTGAAAGCCAACGCCCAGGCTCAACTCGAAACGCGGCTCACCTGGACCGAGCGCTTCGGCGAGGCGCTGCAAAGCACGCGCGACATCGTGGGCAAGGTGTGGCCGTACGTCGTGGGCGGCATCGCCGTGGGCGCGGCCATTCATGGCTACGTGCCGGACGACTTCATGGTGGACGTCATGGGTAAGGATGCGTGGTGGTCCGTGCCCGCCGCTGTAATCCTGGGCGTGCCGATGTACTCCAACGCGGCGGGCGTAATCCCGATCGTCAGCGTGCTGCTCGATAAGGGCGCGACGCTTGGCACGGTGCTGGCGTTCATGATGGCCGTGGTCGCGCTCAGCCTGCCGGAGATGATCATTCTGCGCCGCGTGCTCAGGCCGCGCCTGATCGCCACCTATATCGCCGTGCTGACGGTGGGCATCATCGCCACCGGCTACCTGTTCAACCTTGTGATCTAG
- a CDS encoding thioredoxin family protein: MLTVKVLGSGCPNCKKLEAETRKALDAQPGIAYELVKVTDYADIAAYGVVSTPALVMNEQVVSSGRIPSGDQIVSWALEQQAN; the protein is encoded by the coding sequence ATGTTAACGGTCAAAGTCTTGGGATCGGGCTGCCCTAACTGCAAAAAGCTGGAAGCCGAAACACGCAAAGCGCTCGACGCCCAGCCGGGCATCGCGTACGAGCTGGTCAAGGTCACCGATTACGCCGACATCGCCGCGTATGGCGTCGTCAGCACGCCCGCGCTGGTCATGAACGAGCAGGTCGTGTCCAGCGGGCGCATCCCCTCCGGCGATCAGATCGTGAGTTGGGCGCTGGAGCAGCAGGCCAACTAA
- the mtnA gene encoding S-methyl-5-thioribose-1-phosphate isomerase, which translates to MNVHGKHYRTIWLKEDDPRVVQIIDQSILPFKFEILDLTTVDQVAHAIKAMLVRGAGLIGATAGYGMYIAALNAPRDSREVFLVSLRAAGEQLKATRPTAINLAWAVERTLAAVEGVQDIEAMIDLALHTATAIADEDADYCRRIGEHGVSLIEEISQRKGGKPVNVLTHCNAGWLAFVDYGTATAPIYAAHDKGIPVHVWVDETRPRNQGARLTAWELGQHGVPFDIIADNVGGHLMQHGLVDLVITGTDRTTYTGDVANKIGTYLKALAANDNGVPFYVALPSSTFDWETRDGVHGTPIEERDATEVIYMDGVHDGEVVTVRITPEGATAKNYGFDVTPARLVTGLITERGICAATEEGVLGLYPEKRK; encoded by the coding sequence ATGAATGTACACGGCAAGCATTACCGCACGATCTGGCTCAAGGAAGACGACCCGCGCGTCGTGCAGATCATCGATCAGTCGATCCTGCCGTTTAAGTTCGAGATCCTCGACCTGACCACGGTCGATCAGGTCGCCCACGCGATCAAGGCGATGCTGGTGCGCGGCGCGGGCCTGATCGGCGCGACGGCGGGGTACGGCATGTATATTGCCGCGCTCAACGCCCCGCGCGACAGCCGCGAGGTCTTCCTGGTCTCGCTGCGCGCGGCGGGCGAGCAGCTCAAAGCCACCCGGCCCACCGCGATCAACCTCGCGTGGGCCGTGGAGCGCACGCTGGCCGCCGTCGAGGGCGTGCAGGACATCGAAGCGATGATCGACCTCGCGCTGCACACGGCCACCGCCATCGCGGACGAGGACGCCGACTACTGCCGCCGCATCGGAGAGCACGGCGTCAGCCTGATCGAGGAGATCAGCCAGCGCAAGGGCGGGAAGCCGGTCAACGTGCTGACGCACTGCAACGCGGGCTGGCTGGCCTTCGTGGACTACGGCACGGCCACCGCGCCGATCTATGCCGCGCACGATAAGGGCATCCCGGTGCATGTGTGGGTAGACGAAACGCGCCCGCGCAACCAGGGCGCACGCCTGACGGCATGGGAACTGGGGCAGCACGGCGTGCCGTTCGACATCATCGCGGACAATGTGGGCGGCCACCTGATGCAGCACGGGCTGGTCGATCTGGTCATCACCGGCACGGATCGCACGACCTATACGGGCGACGTGGCGAACAAGATCGGCACATACCTCAAAGCGCTGGCCGCGAACGACAACGGCGTGCCGTTTTACGTCGCGCTGCCGTCCTCGACCTTCGACTGGGAAACGCGCGACGGCGTGCACGGCACCCCGATCGAGGAGCGCGACGCGACCGAAGTGATCTACATGGACGGCGTGCACGACGGCGAGGTCGTGACGGTGCGCATCACGCCGGAAGGGGCTACAGCCAAAAACTACGGCTTCGACGTGACGCCTGCACGCCTCGTCACGGGGCTGATCACCGAGCGCGGCATCTGCGCGGCGACCGAAGAGGGCGTGCTCGGGCTGTACCCGGAAAAGCGGAAATAG
- the arsM gene encoding arsenite methyltransferase translates to MTSPTSSKPAGIPASADDIHSAVRQHYGSIARRSDPDLAVVTAASCCGDSSSGASCCAPALYDAELLENLPADVTGLSLGCGDPVTIAGLKTGETVLDLGSGGGIDCFLAARQVGESGHVIGVDMTPDMLDKANAAKARMGVTNVEFRRGQIEALPVDDATVDVVMSNCVINLSPDKRAVFAEAFRVLKPGGRAAISDVVTEGADPDGLPFDVLSWSACVAGAIDVNAYMDLMREVGFVDVQAVDKAEGIGGEPTPPSGDLRVYSARITGRKPA, encoded by the coding sequence ATGACATCACCAACATCCAGCAAACCAGCAGGCATACCCGCCTCCGCGGACGACATTCACAGCGCTGTACGCCAGCATTACGGCTCGATTGCCCGGCGCAGCGATCCCGATCTGGCGGTGGTGACGGCGGCCTCGTGCTGCGGCGATTCGTCGAGCGGCGCGTCGTGCTGCGCGCCCGCCCTCTACGACGCCGAACTGCTCGAAAACCTGCCCGCGGATGTGACCGGGCTGTCGCTCGGCTGCGGCGATCCGGTGACCATCGCGGGCCTGAAGACGGGCGAAACGGTGCTGGACCTGGGCAGCGGCGGCGGGATTGACTGCTTCCTGGCGGCGCGGCAGGTGGGCGAGAGCGGCCACGTGATCGGCGTGGATATGACGCCGGACATGCTCGACAAGGCCAACGCGGCCAAAGCGCGCATGGGCGTGACCAACGTCGAGTTCCGCCGGGGGCAGATCGAGGCGCTGCCCGTGGACGACGCCACCGTCGACGTGGTGATGTCCAACTGCGTGATCAACCTCTCACCGGATAAGCGCGCCGTGTTCGCGGAAGCGTTCCGCGTGCTAAAGCCGGGCGGACGCGCTGCCATCAGTGACGTGGTGACCGAAGGCGCCGACCCCGACGGCCTGCCGTTCGACGTGCTGTCGTGGTCGGCGTGCGTGGCGGGCGCAATCGACGTGAACGCCTACATGGACCTGATGCGTGAGGTCGGCTTTGTGGACGTGCAGGCAGTGGACAAGGCCGAGGGCATCGGCGGCGAGCCGACCCCGCCCTCCGGCGATCTGCGCGTCTACAGCGCGCGCATCACGGGGCGCAAACCGGCCTGA
- a CDS encoding ArsR/SmtB family transcription factor — MTASYDEGAALFRAMGHPVRLQILNMLRGGEVCVCHMETAFDRRQAYISQQLMVLREAGLIAARKDGLKVFYRLADPRVDALVEMALGLQHVGEPETLDNCACPHCATARMEIA, encoded by the coding sequence ATGACCGCCAGCTATGACGAGGGTGCTGCCCTCTTCCGTGCCATGGGGCATCCGGTCCGCCTGCAAATTCTGAACATGCTGCGGGGCGGTGAGGTGTGCGTGTGCCACATGGAAACCGCATTCGACAGACGTCAGGCGTACATCTCGCAGCAGTTGATGGTTCTGCGTGAAGCCGGGCTGATCGCGGCGCGCAAAGATGGGCTTAAGGTCTTTTACCGGTTGGCCGATCCGCGCGTGGATGCCCTGGTCGAGATGGCATTGGGATTGCAGCACGTAGGGGAGCCGGAAACGCTGGACAACTGCGCCTGCCCGCACTGTGCCACGGCGCGCATGGAAATCGCCTGA
- a CDS encoding GNAT family N-acetyltransferase, which yields MTTPTTDHLIARAPREDADFMRVRDFLMAAFRHEYWDHNWEIRRWEGWRFYHFADEEANGEHPWTQRVRLWETADGTLIGVAHPEGDGISFHDVRPGWQTPELEDAMIAWSEDHLAITLEDGRRRLYYDVIDYDAVRQEALLRRGYERLDNYGYNRRRSLDVPIPDVEIPEGYTIRGQRPNDDEDRARLVKALDAVFPRAQTTTVNYRVFEALSPSYRCDLHLMAVAPDGNCAAFCGITWDPVNRQGIFEPVGTVDEYRQKRLGQALMAEGLRRLKALGATHAIVGTGDMVPANRLYESLGFTEYHIDHLWQKVW from the coding sequence ATGACCACCCCCACCACTGACCACCTTATCGCCCGCGCGCCGCGTGAGGACGCGGACTTCATGCGCGTGCGTGACTTTCTGATGGCCGCTTTCCGGCATGAGTACTGGGATCACAACTGGGAGATCCGGCGCTGGGAAGGCTGGCGCTTTTATCACTTCGCCGACGAGGAGGCGAACGGCGAGCATCCCTGGACGCAGCGCGTCCGCCTGTGGGAAACGGCGGACGGTACGTTGATCGGTGTGGCGCACCCGGAAGGCGACGGCATCTCGTTTCACGACGTACGCCCCGGCTGGCAGACGCCGGAACTGGAAGATGCGATGATCGCCTGGTCCGAGGACCATCTGGCGATCACGCTCGAAGACGGTCGCCGCCGCCTGTACTACGACGTGATCGACTACGACGCCGTGCGGCAGGAAGCGCTGCTGCGGCGCGGGTATGAACGGCTCGATAATTACGGCTATAACCGCCGCCGCTCTCTGGATGTGCCGATCCCGGACGTCGAGATCCCGGAAGGATATACCATCCGGGGGCAGCGTCCCAACGACGACGAAGATCGCGCGCGGCTGGTGAAAGCGCTGGACGCGGTGTTTCCGCGCGCGCAGACGACGACCGTCAACTATCGCGTGTTCGAGGCACTTTCGCCCTCGTACCGCTGCGACCTGCACCTGATGGCTGTCGCGCCGGATGGCAACTGCGCGGCGTTCTGCGGCATCACCTGGGACCCGGTGAACCGCCAGGGTATCTTCGAGCCGGTCGGCACGGTGGATGAGTACCGGCAGAAGCGGCTGGGGCAGGCGCTCATGGCCGAGGGACTGCGGCGGCTGAAGGCGCTGGGCGCGACGCACGCGATCGTGGGTACGGGGGATATGGTCCCCGCGAACCGGCTGTACGAGTCGCTGGGCTTCACCGAGTACCACATCGACCACTTGTGGCAGAAGGTGTGGTAG
- a CDS encoding NAD-dependent epimerase/dehydratase family protein, producing MTATQRILVTGATGKVGQTVIRRLLADPAYERFTVRALCHNRTLPAEDRLEVVRGSIADRAVVDLAMQDVTHVLHLATSKETPDTIIDVAIKGLFWLLEAARTSPAFEQFILIGGDAAVGHFVYAHPGPVTEAQPHTPYPGCYALSKVLEEVMLEQYYTQYDLNGCCLRAPWIMEKDDFKYQLSFGDDVFGGPRWGDLVGPERAAEYVRTGTIPVMLDPDGQPVQRNFVHVEDLVSAILIALDHPAARQQTFNVCMDEPVNYRAVADYLARTRGVPSVDIVTPYHSNWLDNTKAKFLLGWRPVYDLPRLIDAAWDYRRAPDDPRIIWYPG from the coding sequence ATGACCGCCACCCAACGCATCCTCGTCACCGGCGCGACCGGCAAGGTCGGGCAGACGGTCATCCGCCGCCTGCTGGCCGATCCGGCCTACGAGCGCTTCACCGTGCGCGCCCTGTGCCATAACCGCACGCTGCCCGCAGAGGACCGCCTCGAAGTCGTGCGCGGCTCCATCGCGGATCGCGCCGTGGTCGATCTCGCCATGCAGGACGTGACGCACGTGCTGCACCTCGCCACCAGCAAGGAAACGCCCGACACGATCATAGACGTGGCGATCAAGGGCCTGTTCTGGCTGCTGGAAGCGGCCCGCACCAGCCCGGCCTTCGAGCAGTTCATCCTGATCGGCGGCGATGCGGCGGTGGGCCACTTCGTCTACGCGCATCCCGGCCCGGTCACGGAGGCGCAGCCGCACACGCCCTATCCCGGCTGTTACGCGCTGTCGAAAGTGCTCGAAGAGGTCATGCTGGAACAGTACTACACGCAATACGACCTCAACGGCTGCTGCCTGCGCGCGCCGTGGATCATGGAAAAAGACGACTTCAAATACCAACTGTCGTTCGGCGACGACGTGTTCGGGGGACCGCGCTGGGGCGATCTCGTCGGGCCGGAGCGCGCCGCCGAGTACGTGCGTACCGGCACGATCCCCGTCATGCTCGACCCCGACGGCCAGCCGGTGCAGCGCAACTTCGTGCACGTGGAGGATCTGGTCAGCGCGATTCTGATCGCCCTCGACCACCCCGCCGCGCGCCAACAGACGTTCAACGTCTGCATGGACGAGCCGGTCAATTACCGCGCCGTGGCCGACTACCTCGCCCGTACGCGCGGCGTGCCCTCAGTGGACATCGTCACGCCATACCATTCCAACTGGCTGGACAACACCAAGGCCAAGTTCCTGCTCGGCTGGCGACCCGTCTACGACCTGCCGCGCCTGATCGACGCCGCGTGGGACTACCGGCGCGCGCCGGACGATCCGCGCATCATCTGGTATCCCGGCTGA